From a single Microbacterium murale genomic region:
- a CDS encoding ROK family transcriptional regulator, whose product MKRGSNMPAVGTYNQTLVLDMIRRSPSGVSRTELAELTGLSAQTLSNVARRLTDADLIVEGERVVAGPGKPRTLLRLNRSARFAVGIHLDPSIDTFVVLDLSGRIVAHMERPPADTDSTPDLIAALSENANALLRSAAVPSDRVLGIGGAVPGPIDDATGMLLTPPLLPNWHHTRLRDLLIEATGLPVVVEKDVVAAMVGELWADADHELRDAALLYYGAGVGLGVAIDGDAVRGRTGNAGDIAHLVVDPSGPPCQCGQHGCLGVTVAPEQLLLEAGVTTSLDIPWGARRAAIDDLVARAQGGDSRALEVCAHAAEVLARAIVLMNNMLDAGTFVIGGPVWSRLSELLEPRLRAVLPTIAQIATTRPLRLVEARLGTDLAAAGAACLVLDGAFTARTSGLMISAT is encoded by the coding sequence ATGAAACGCGGATCCAACATGCCCGCCGTCGGCACGTACAACCAGACCCTGGTTCTGGACATGATCCGTCGCTCACCGTCGGGCGTGAGCCGGACAGAACTCGCTGAGCTCACCGGTCTGTCTGCGCAGACGCTCAGCAACGTCGCCCGCAGGCTCACCGACGCAGATCTGATCGTCGAGGGGGAGCGCGTCGTCGCCGGGCCGGGAAAGCCGCGGACCCTGCTCCGCTTGAACCGCAGTGCGCGATTCGCTGTCGGCATCCATCTCGATCCGTCGATCGACACGTTCGTCGTGCTCGATCTCTCGGGGCGCATCGTCGCGCATATGGAGAGGCCACCAGCGGACACCGACTCGACACCGGATCTGATCGCAGCGCTCTCCGAGAATGCGAATGCGCTCCTGAGATCCGCTGCCGTCCCGTCAGACCGTGTTCTCGGCATCGGCGGGGCGGTGCCGGGCCCGATCGACGATGCGACGGGTATGCTGCTGACGCCGCCGTTGCTCCCGAACTGGCACCACACCCGCTTGCGTGATCTCCTGATCGAGGCGACGGGCCTGCCGGTCGTGGTGGAGAAGGATGTCGTCGCGGCCATGGTCGGCGAGCTGTGGGCGGATGCGGACCACGAGCTCAGGGATGCTGCGCTCCTGTACTACGGCGCAGGCGTTGGTCTCGGGGTGGCCATCGACGGCGACGCCGTGCGGGGCCGTACGGGAAATGCCGGCGACATCGCGCATCTCGTCGTCGACCCGAGTGGCCCGCCGTGCCAATGCGGGCAGCATGGCTGCCTCGGGGTCACCGTGGCGCCAGAGCAGCTGCTCCTCGAAGCCGGGGTGACCACCTCGCTCGACATCCCCTGGGGAGCGAGACGTGCGGCCATCGACGACCTCGTTGCCCGCGCACAAGGCGGCGATTCCCGTGCTCTCGAAGTGTGCGCTCATGCCGCCGAAGTGCTGGCGCGAGCGATCGTATTGATGAACAACATGCTCGACGCCGGTACGTTCGTGATCGGAGGCCCGGTCTGGAGCCGGCTCAGCGAGCTGTTGGAGCCGAGGTTGCGCGCTGTCCTCCCCACGATCGCGCAGATCGCGACGACGCGCCCCCTCCGCCTCGTCGAGGCGCGGTTGGGCACGGATCTCGCCGCGGCCGGAGCGGCGTGTCTTGTGCTGGACGGCGCATTCACGGCGCGGACGTCCGGTCTGATGATCAGCGCGACCTGA
- a CDS encoding helix-turn-helix transcriptional regulator gives MSDTTTRALALLNLLQTHRHWPGIELAMRLGVTERTVRRDVDRLRDLGYRVESTPGVAGGYRLEAGSAVPPLLLTDDEAVTMAIGLRVAATQQLVGGPEVTLTALAKLEQVLPSVLRRRVNALAESIHPARMGDGPAVSPVVLGELALASRDRERVRLRYIDRAGADSVRRVEPHALAPAGRNWYLLCWDLERDGWRTFRVDRIESVEHTRVLFDPRDISEEEIAERVLLASSWSPQKLEADVVMELALDEMDQYFGVWAQGATAEDEMHTRWPIGGPDWREALYGLLWIPAGVEYATDFPEPHRAELREALERALRALDAPPPAPRR, from the coding sequence ATGTCCGACACGACCACCCGCGCCCTCGCTCTGCTCAATCTGCTGCAGACGCACCGGCATTGGCCCGGAATCGAACTGGCGATGCGGCTCGGCGTGACCGAGCGCACAGTCCGCCGAGACGTCGACCGGCTGCGAGACCTCGGCTACCGGGTGGAGTCGACCCCAGGGGTGGCCGGCGGCTATCGGCTCGAAGCAGGAAGTGCCGTGCCGCCATTACTGCTCACGGACGACGAGGCGGTCACCATGGCGATCGGGTTGCGGGTGGCCGCGACCCAGCAGCTGGTGGGCGGGCCGGAGGTCACGCTCACGGCCCTCGCGAAACTCGAACAGGTGCTTCCGTCGGTGCTGCGCAGGCGTGTCAACGCGCTCGCGGAATCGATCCATCCCGCGCGCATGGGCGACGGCCCCGCGGTGTCGCCGGTCGTGCTCGGTGAACTCGCCCTCGCATCGCGAGACCGCGAACGGGTGCGACTGCGGTACATCGATCGTGCCGGCGCGGACAGCGTTCGTCGGGTGGAACCGCATGCCCTCGCGCCGGCCGGACGCAATTGGTACCTGCTGTGCTGGGACCTCGAACGCGACGGCTGGCGAACCTTCCGCGTCGATCGGATCGAGTCGGTGGAGCACACCCGCGTGCTGTTCGACCCGCGTGATATCTCCGAGGAGGAGATCGCGGAGCGGGTGCTTCTCGCCTCGTCGTGGTCGCCGCAGAAGCTCGAGGCGGATGTCGTCATGGAACTGGCGCTGGATGAGATGGATCAGTACTTCGGAGTATGGGCGCAGGGGGCGACCGCGGAGGATGAGATGCATACCCGCTGGCCGATCGGTGGCCCGGACTGGCGTGAGGCCCTTTACGGGCTGCTGTGGATTCCGGCCGGCGTCGAATACGCGACCGACTTCCCCGAGCCGCACCGCGCGGAACTGCGCGAGGCGCTCGAGCGGGCGCTCCGCGCACTGGATGCTCCGCCTCCAGCTCCTCGTCGCTGA